AATCTGTTTGCAGACGTTTAAGGGATCCTTCTACGGTCGTCATTAAATGTTCTTTCGAAAAATCAAACATCCCTTTACGAATACCTGCTTTTGATTGAATAAAGATATCTTCGCGTTTAATCTCACTGTTTTTTAGTGCTTGACCGAAAAGTTCTTCGGAGGCACCCCGTCCATAAATATCGGCATGATCAAAAAAGTTAATCCCATTGTTTACTGCCGTCTCAATAATTGACTGACTTTCATCAACTGTTTTCTCATTCATACGCATGCAACCTAAAACAACTTGTGAGGCGTTTATCTCGGCACTCCCAACATTCATATACTTCATTTTGCCACTCCTTAAAAAATGATTTGTTTAACATGTCTATTTTAACATAGCCTAGATGAAAACGTATATATTGTGTCCTTAATCTTTGTGAGCGGAATCATATACTTCAATGTCTTGTTAGCGATGTCAAAATGATAAATAAATAAATTTATAAATTTTTTATTTCACAAACAAGTTTTTTTAATTATGAAAACTTAAGCATTACTTATAGATTAAGTTTATGTAGAATTAAATTTCTAGTCAAAATTACGATAGTTGCAAAATTATGATTACAATTATCTAAAAAGTTAAACAAAACACTACCCAAGTTTGCGCTTTATGGTAAAATATACCTATATAAATTATTTTGAATTTTTTGTTAGTCTGAATTTGAAGGTATCTTTAAATATTTTTGTATGCTGGTTCACATACGGCGATATTTATTTGAATTTTTCCTAAGATGTTTTCAATGAAAGCGTAAAAATACAGCTTTGAGGAGGAGAATAATGAGTAAAAAAGCATATGAATGGCTATTCCCTGGCCTATCATTACTGCTGTTCGTCACATTACTGGGGGCAATGTTAGTAGAAACTAATTCGATGTCTATGGGTACATTAATTTCGTATTCAACGGGATTATTAGCGTATACTATGATGCTTGTTGTTACGTTTATTGGCTCACGACCACGTTTTATAGAAAAGAACTTTGGGATGCCTGAAATGTATGAAGTCCATGCATTAATGTCCGTCGTTTTATCTATATTAGTCGTTATCCACATGGTGTTACAATTTGGCGGCTTCCGTAACGTATTGAACATGTCGATTGTTTCACAAACAGGTTATATTGCTGTTGTTTCATTAATCATAGTTATGCTAACAGGTATTTTCTCGTTATCAGGACTATTTGTCAGCAACAACAAAAAACTTCGTGAATTCAAAGAGAAAAAGGTAAATCGTGAAATTAGTTTATGGTTGCACCGTTTAGCAATCGTTGCTATAATCGCCGTTTATTTCCATTTATACTATTTACCTTTCTTAAGAAATAATACTGTATTCATGACTTTATTAACCGTCTATACAGTTGCTACCCTAGGTTTCTACGCTTATTGGAAAATTAAAATCCAAACGTCACCTATGTACCAGGTTTCCAAAATTTATCGTGGTACACCTACTTTATGGGTATTAGAATTTGAACCAGTTAATAAAACTTTAATGCGTTACACCGCTGGCGATTATTTCTTCATTCGTTTCAAAGGTGATGCTGATATCACGAAAGAAGGACACCCATTCTCAACTTCTAGTGCAATTACAGCACGCTACAAAAACTCAATTGAGTTTATGATTAAAGAAGCCGGTGACTGGACAGGCGCATTGAAAAATATCAAAGTTGGTGATAAAGCTCAATTAGAAGGTCCTTATGGTCACTTTATGCCTCAACACGTTGAGTACTCTAATGAAGAAGAAGTACCTTTCATCTTATTAGCAGGTGGGATTGGTTTAACACCAAATCTTAGTGTGTTACGCCATGAGATTGAGAAAAAATCCCAACGTCGTATCTTCTTAGTTTGGGGATTATCCTACAAAGAAGATATGTTTATGGTGGATGAACTTGAAGAAATGACTAAAATTAATCCTAACTTTACCTACCATATTATCTTCTCTAACGAAGAAGTTGAAGGTTATCCATTTGGATTTATTACGGATAAATTCTTACAAGAAATTGGCGCAGCTGAATTTTATCAAACCGGTGAATTCTTTGTCTGTGGTCCTCCTCCAATGTTAAATGCGACAAGAACATTGATTAGAAATGTAAATATCCCTGAAGAACACGTTCACCTTGATGATTTCGGGTTCTAATCTAAGCATAATTTAAGTGAAAGGAAGTAAAAAATGGGCAAAAAGACAAAATTTGTTCTAGAGATGATTGCTGTGGCTATCATTATCTGGATCTTGACCGTTATTGTTTTCACTGATCAAGTCTCCTTTAGACAAGCAGGCGATGCTGAAGAAGTAGTAACGATGCCTGAAGGTGATTTAACAGATGGAACTTATACGGGTCAAGCAGATGGTCATAATGGACCACTGGAAGTGCAAGTTGTTGTAGAAAATGGTGAAATTACTGCCGTTGATGTATTAGACCATGTTGAAACTGAAGGTATTTCTGATCCAGCTTTGGCAGAAGTTCCTGCTGCTATTGTTGAAAACAATTCAACTGATGTGGATACCGTATCTGGTGCAACGGTCAGTTCAGAAGCAATTATCACAGCCGTTAATAACGCATTAAGTGGTTCTGCTGGTGATACAACGAGTGAAACAACTGAAGGTGAAGAAACAGCTGCATTAGTAGATGGAACATACACCGGCGAGGCTGAAGGTCATAATGGTCCTTTAACCGTTGAAGTTACTGTGACAGATGGTGTCATTGCAAATGTTGCTGTGACTGATCATGTTGAAACTGAAGGTATCTCAGACCCTGCTATTGAAGAAATTCCCGCTGCCATCGTTGAAAACAATTCAACGGAAGTTGACTTAGTTTCTGGCGCTTCTGTGACTTCAGGAGCTATTATTGAAGCCGTTAATAATGCTTTGAGTAGTGAAGCAACACAAGCAACCTCTACTGAAGAAGTTGCTGAAGAAGATGGCGAAACAGTAGTTGTGGAAGCACCGTCTTCATTACCAGCGATTGTTGGTTATGTGTTCGCCGATGGAACCTACACAGGCGAAGCTGAAGGCCGTCACGGTCCCATTGAAGTCGAAGTGACTATTGAAGAAGGCACAATTGCCAACGTTGAAGTGTTAAATCATGTTGAATCTGAAGATATTGGG
This window of the Fundicoccus culcitae genome carries:
- a CDS encoding ferredoxin reductase family protein yields the protein MSKKAYEWLFPGLSLLLFVTLLGAMLVETNSMSMGTLISYSTGLLAYTMMLVVTFIGSRPRFIEKNFGMPEMYEVHALMSVVLSILVVIHMVLQFGGFRNVLNMSIVSQTGYIAVVSLIIVMLTGIFSLSGLFVSNNKKLREFKEKKVNREISLWLHRLAIVAIIAVYFHLYYLPFLRNNTVFMTLLTVYTVATLGFYAYWKIKIQTSPMYQVSKIYRGTPTLWVLEFEPVNKTLMRYTAGDYFFIRFKGDADITKEGHPFSTSSAITARYKNSIEFMIKEAGDWTGALKNIKVGDKAQLEGPYGHFMPQHVEYSNEEEVPFILLAGGIGLTPNLSVLRHEIEKKSQRRIFLVWGLSYKEDMFMVDELEEMTKINPNFTYHIIFSNEEVEGYPFGFITDKFLQEIGAAEFYQTGEFFVCGPPPMLNATRTLIRNVNIPEEHVHLDDFGF